From one Mycobacterium colombiense CECT 3035 genomic stretch:
- a CDS encoding prolyl oligopeptidase family serine peptidase: MTSQAHAAPEDTQDPYLWLEDVTGDEALDWVRARNEPTLARFRDENFERMRTEALEVLDTDARIPYVVRRGEHLYNFWRDAANPRGLWRRTTLDSYRTESPEWDVLIDVDELGRADGEKWVWAGAGVIYPEYTRALVSLSRGGSDATIVREFDMLTRQFIDDGFALPEAKSQVSWADPDTVLVGTDFGPDSLTDSGYPRVVKRWRRGTPLAEAETVFEGARSDVNVVASTSRIPGYERTLIGRALDFWNEEVYELRGSELIRIDAPTDASVSLHREWLLIELRSEWSLGEATYTAGSLLAANYDEFLAGTAQLQVVFEPDEHTALNHYAWTRDRLLIVSLVDVASRVEIVTPPSRDDPLRPAPPRLRSSPGDWRREPLAGIPAATNTVVVSADDTGDEFFLDSSGFDTPSRLMRGTDDGRLEQIKSAPAFFDAENISVTQNFVASQDGTSIPYFVVRPGGPQASEGPSPTLLYGYGGFESSNTPGYSGVLGRLWLARGGTYVLANIRGGGEYGPGWHTQAMREGRHKVAEDFAAVATDLVDRGITTVEQLGAQGGSNGGLLMGIMLTQYPEKFGALVCSVPLLDMKRYHLLLAGASWVAEYGDPDDPDDWAFISEYSPYQNISATRRYPPVLMTTSTRDDRVHPGHARKMTAALEAAGHPVFYYENIEGGHAGAADNEQVAFKSALTYSFLWQTLARP; the protein is encoded by the coding sequence ATGACGTCGCAAGCTCACGCCGCCCCCGAAGACACCCAAGATCCGTACCTGTGGCTCGAGGACGTCACCGGCGACGAGGCGCTGGACTGGGTGCGGGCGCGTAACGAGCCGACGCTGGCGCGTTTTCGCGACGAGAACTTCGAACGCATGCGCACCGAGGCGCTCGAGGTGCTCGACACCGACGCCCGGATTCCCTACGTGGTCCGCCGCGGCGAGCACCTCTACAACTTCTGGCGTGACGCGGCCAACCCGCGCGGCCTGTGGCGGCGCACCACGCTGGACAGCTACCGCACCGAGTCGCCCGAGTGGGACGTGCTGATCGACGTGGACGAGCTGGGCCGGGCCGACGGCGAGAAATGGGTGTGGGCCGGCGCCGGCGTCATCTATCCCGAATACACCCGCGCACTGGTCAGCCTGTCCCGCGGCGGCTCGGACGCCACCATCGTGCGGGAATTCGACATGCTGACACGGCAATTCATCGACGACGGGTTCGCGCTTCCGGAGGCCAAGTCGCAGGTCAGCTGGGCCGATCCGGACACCGTGCTGGTGGGCACCGACTTCGGCCCCGATTCGCTGACCGATTCCGGCTATCCGCGGGTGGTGAAACGCTGGCGGCGCGGCACCCCCCTCGCCGAGGCGGAGACGGTGTTCGAGGGGGCGCGTTCCGATGTCAACGTGGTGGCGAGCACCAGCCGGATCCCCGGCTACGAGCGCACCCTGATCGGCCGCGCGCTGGACTTCTGGAACGAAGAGGTCTACGAGTTGCGCGGGTCGGAACTCATCCGCATCGACGCGCCCACCGATGCCAGCGTGAGCCTGCACCGCGAGTGGCTGCTGATCGAACTGCGCAGCGAGTGGTCGCTGGGCGAGGCGACCTACACCGCCGGGTCGCTGTTGGCCGCGAATTACGACGAATTCCTCGCCGGCACAGCGCAATTGCAGGTGGTCTTCGAACCCGACGAGCACACCGCCCTGAACCACTACGCGTGGACCAGGGATCGGCTGCTGATCGTCTCATTGGTCGACGTGGCCAGCCGCGTGGAGATCGTCACGCCGCCATCGCGTGACGACCCGCTGCGCCCGGCTCCGCCGCGCTTGCGATCGTCACCAGGCGACTGGCGCCGCGAGCCGCTGGCCGGCATCCCCGCCGCGACCAACACCGTGGTCGTTTCCGCCGACGACACCGGTGACGAATTCTTCCTGGATTCCAGCGGATTCGACACGCCGTCGCGGCTGATGCGCGGAACCGACGACGGGCGACTCGAGCAGATCAAGTCCGCCCCGGCGTTCTTCGATGCCGAAAACATCTCGGTGACACAGAATTTCGTCGCGTCGCAGGACGGCACCTCGATCCCCTACTTCGTGGTGCGGCCCGGCGGTCCGCAGGCCTCCGAGGGCCCGTCGCCCACCCTGCTTTACGGCTACGGCGGCTTCGAATCGTCGAACACACCGGGATACAGCGGCGTGCTGGGCCGGCTGTGGCTGGCCCGCGGCGGCACCTATGTGCTGGCCAACATTCGCGGCGGCGGCGAATACGGCCCAGGCTGGCACACCCAGGCGATGCGCGAGGGACGGCACAAGGTGGCCGAGGACTTCGCCGCGGTGGCAACCGATTTGGTGGATCGCGGCATTACCACCGTCGAGCAGCTCGGGGCGCAGGGCGGCAGCAACGGGGGCCTGCTGATGGGCATCATGTTGACCCAGTACCCGGAGAAGTTCGGCGCGCTGGTGTGCAGCGTGCCCCTGCTGGACATGAAGCGCTACCACCTGCTGTTGGCCGGCGCTTCGTGGGTCGCCGAATACGGCGACCCCGACGACCCCGACGACTGGGCGTTCATCTCCGAATACTCGCCCTACCAGAACATTTCGGCGACGCGCCGGTACCCGCCGGTGCTGATGACCACCTCCACCCGCGACGACCGGGTGCACCCGGGTCACGCCCGCAAGATGACGGCGGCGCTTGAGGCCGCCGGTCATCCGGTCTTCTACTACGAGAACATCGAGGGCGGTCACGCCGGCGCGGCGGACAACGAGCAGGTGGCGTTCAAGTCGGCGCTGACCTACTCGTTCCTATGGCAGACGCTCGCGCGGCCATAG
- a CDS encoding carboxymuconolactone decarboxylase family protein, translating into MPPDGRIPPGRFRELGPINWVIAKLGARTVAAPEMHLFTTLGQRRLLFWTWLAYGGRLLRGKLPTVDTELVILRVAHLRACEYELQHHRRMARKAGLDADLQAAIFAWPEKLDPVDARLTVRQQALLAATDEFVKDRTVTADTWRQLAAHLDRRQLIEFCLLASQYDGLAATMSALDIPLDHPR; encoded by the coding sequence ATCCCACCGGACGGCCGGATCCCACCGGGGCGGTTTCGCGAACTGGGACCGATCAATTGGGTGATCGCGAAGCTGGGCGCACGCACCGTGGCCGCCCCGGAGATGCACCTCTTCACCACGCTGGGACAGCGCCGGCTGCTGTTCTGGACGTGGTTGGCGTACGGCGGCCGGCTGCTGCGCGGGAAGCTTCCCACCGTCGACACCGAACTGGTGATCCTGCGGGTCGCGCACCTGCGCGCGTGCGAATACGAACTCCAGCACCACCGCCGGATGGCCCGCAAGGCCGGGCTGGACGCGGACCTGCAGGCCGCCATCTTCGCCTGGCCCGAGAAGCTGGACCCCGTCGATGCCCGCCTGACCGTGCGTCAGCAGGCGCTGCTGGCGGCCACCGACGAATTCGTCAAAGACCGGACCGTCACCGCCGACACCTGGCGGCAGCTGGCGGCCCACCTGGATCGGCGGCAGCTGATTGAATTCTGTTTATTGGCAAGCCAATACGACGGCCTTGCGGCAACCATGTCGGCGCTCGACATTCCGCTGGACCATCCGCGCTAG
- a CDS encoding acyl-[acyl-carrier-protein] thioesterase: MSLDKQLMPVPDGHPDVFDRQWPLRVGDIDRTGRLRLDASARHIQDIGQDQLREMGFEETHPLWIVRRTMLDLIRPIEFNDMLRLRRWCSGTSNRWCEMRVRIDGKRGDGLIESEAFWININRETQMPSRIADDFLAGLHKTTSVDRLRWKSYLKPGSRDDAVEIHEFPVRVTDIDLFDHMNNSVYWSVIEDYLASHPELLQPPLRITIEHEAPVALGDKLEIISHVHPAGSTEQFGPELADRTVTTLTYAVGDEAKAVAAIFAR, translated from the coding sequence GTGAGCCTGGACAAACAACTGATGCCGGTGCCCGACGGTCACCCTGACGTTTTCGATCGCCAGTGGCCGCTGCGGGTCGGCGACATCGACCGCACCGGCCGGTTGCGGCTCGACGCGTCCGCGCGCCACATCCAGGACATCGGCCAGGACCAGTTGCGCGAGATGGGCTTCGAGGAGACCCACCCGCTGTGGATCGTCCGGCGCACCATGCTCGACCTGATCCGCCCGATCGAGTTCAACGACATGCTGCGCCTGCGCAGATGGTGTTCGGGCACCTCGAACCGCTGGTGTGAGATGCGGGTCCGCATCGATGGGAAGCGCGGCGACGGGCTCATCGAGTCCGAGGCCTTCTGGATCAACATCAACCGCGAGACCCAGATGCCCTCGCGCATCGCCGACGACTTCCTGGCCGGCCTGCACAAGACGACCTCCGTCGACCGGCTGCGCTGGAAGTCCTACCTGAAGCCGGGGAGCCGCGACGACGCGGTCGAGATCCACGAGTTCCCGGTCCGGGTCACCGACATCGACTTGTTCGACCACATGAACAACTCCGTGTACTGGAGCGTGATCGAGGACTATCTGGCGTCGCACCCGGAACTGCTGCAGCCGCCGCTGCGCATCACGATCGAGCACGAGGCGCCGGTGGCGCTGGGCGACAAGCTGGAGATCATCTCGCACGTCCACCCCGCCGGATCCACCGAGCAATTCGGCCCAGAGCTGGCCGATCGCACTGTTACAACGCTCACATACGCCGTCGGCGACGAGGCGAAAGCCGTCGCCGCGATCTTTGCTCGCTAA
- the lpdA gene encoding dihydrolipoyl dehydrogenase — MTSHYDVVVLGAGPGGYVAAIRAAQLGLSTAVIEPKYWGGVCLNVGCIPSKALLRNAELAHIFTKEAKTFGISGEATFDYGVAFDRSRKVAEGRVAGVHFLMKKNKITEIHGYGRFTDAHTISVDLNDGGTETVTFDNAIIATGSSTRLVPGTSLSANVVTYEELILSRELPESIIIAGCGAIGMEFGYVLKNYGVDVTVVEFLARALPNEDAEVSKEVERQFKKMGVKILTSTKVESISDNGSEVTVVVSKDGNSQELKAAKVLQAIGFAPNVEGFGLEAAGVALTDRKAIGITDYMRTNIEHIYAIGDVTGKLQLAHVAEAQGVVAAETIAGAETLALGDYRMMPRATFCQPNVASFGLTEEQAREEGHDVVVAKFPFTANGKAHGVGDPSGFVKLIADAKYGELLGGHLVGHDVSELLPELTLAQKWDLTATELARNVHTHPTMSEALQECFHGLTGHMINF; from the coding sequence GTGACTTCTCACTATGACGTCGTCGTCCTCGGGGCCGGTCCCGGCGGATATGTCGCAGCCATTCGCGCCGCGCAGCTGGGCCTTAGCACCGCGGTCATCGAACCGAAGTACTGGGGCGGAGTCTGCCTCAACGTCGGCTGCATCCCGTCCAAGGCGCTGCTGCGCAACGCCGAACTCGCCCACATCTTCACCAAAGAGGCCAAGACGTTCGGCATCAGCGGCGAGGCGACGTTCGACTACGGGGTCGCGTTCGACCGCAGCCGCAAAGTGGCCGAGGGCCGCGTCGCCGGCGTGCACTTCCTGATGAAGAAGAACAAGATCACCGAAATCCATGGCTACGGACGGTTTACCGACGCCCACACGATCTCGGTCGACCTCAACGACGGCGGCACCGAGACCGTCACCTTCGACAACGCCATCATCGCCACCGGCAGCAGCACCCGCCTGGTTCCCGGCACGTCGCTGTCGGCCAACGTGGTCACCTACGAGGAACTGATCCTGTCGCGCGAGCTGCCGGAGTCGATCATCATCGCCGGATGCGGTGCCATCGGCATGGAATTCGGGTACGTGCTGAAGAACTACGGCGTGGACGTCACCGTGGTCGAGTTCTTGGCGCGCGCCCTGCCCAACGAGGACGCCGAGGTCTCCAAGGAGGTCGAGCGGCAGTTCAAGAAGATGGGCGTCAAAATCCTCACCTCGACGAAGGTCGAGTCCATCTCCGACAACGGCTCGGAGGTGACCGTCGTCGTCAGCAAGGACGGCAACTCTCAAGAGCTCAAGGCCGCTAAGGTGTTGCAGGCCATCGGTTTTGCGCCCAACGTCGAGGGCTTCGGCCTGGAGGCGGCCGGCGTCGCGCTGACCGACCGCAAGGCCATCGGGATCACCGACTACATGCGCACCAACATCGAGCACATCTACGCCATCGGCGACGTCACCGGCAAGCTGCAACTGGCCCACGTCGCCGAGGCCCAGGGCGTGGTGGCCGCCGAAACCATCGCCGGCGCAGAGACTTTGGCGCTTGGCGACTACCGGATGATGCCGCGGGCGACGTTCTGTCAGCCCAACGTCGCCAGCTTCGGCCTCACCGAGGAGCAGGCTCGTGAGGAAGGCCACGACGTTGTGGTGGCGAAATTCCCGTTCACCGCGAACGGTAAGGCCCACGGCGTGGGCGACCCCAGTGGGTTCGTCAAGCTGATCGCCGACGCCAAATACGGTGAGCTGCTGGGCGGACACCTGGTCGGCCACGACGTCTCCGAGCTGCTTCCGGAGCTGACGCTGGCCCAGAAGTGGGACCTGACCGCCACGGAGCTGGCCCGCAACGTGCACACCCACCCGACCATGTCCGAGGCGCTGCAGGAATGCTTCCACGGCCTGACCGGACACATGATCAATTTCTAA
- the exaC gene encoding acetaldehyde dehydrogenase ExaC produces the protein MTVFARPGSAGALMSYESRYQNFIGGQWVAPVKGRYFENPTPVTGQTYCEVARSDEADVEKALDAAHAAAPAWGKTAPAERAAILNKIADRIEEHTAALAVAEVWDNGKPIREALAADIPLAADHFRYFAAALRAQEGSLSQIDEDTVAYHFHEPLGVVGQIIPWNFPILMGAWKLAPALAAGNAVVLKPAEQTPVSVLYLMSLIGDLVPPGVINVVNGFGAEAGKPLASSNRIAKIAFTGETTTGRLIMQYASQNLIPVTLELGGKSPNIFFSDVLARADDYQDKALEGFTMFALNQGEVCTCPSRSLVQADIYDEFLELAAIRTKAVRQGDPLDSETMLGSQASNDQLEKVLSYIEIGKDEGAKVITGGERAELGGDLSGGFYMQPTIFSGNNKMRVFQEEIFGPVVTVTSFADYDDAIAIANDTLYGLGAGVWSRDGNTAYRAGRDIQAGRVWVNCYHVYPAHAAFGGYKQSGIGRENHKMMLDHYQQTKNMLVSYSEKAQGFF, from the coding sequence ATGACTGTTTTCGCACGTCCAGGTTCTGCCGGGGCATTGATGTCGTATGAATCCCGCTATCAGAACTTCATCGGCGGGCAGTGGGTCGCCCCGGTGAAGGGGCGCTACTTCGAGAACCCGACGCCGGTGACCGGCCAGACGTATTGCGAGGTGGCCCGCTCCGACGAGGCCGACGTCGAGAAGGCGCTCGACGCCGCCCACGCGGCGGCTCCCGCGTGGGGCAAGACCGCGCCGGCCGAGCGGGCCGCGATCCTGAACAAGATCGCCGACCGCATCGAGGAGCACACCGCCGCGCTGGCGGTGGCCGAGGTCTGGGACAACGGCAAGCCGATCCGCGAGGCGCTGGCCGCCGACATTCCGTTGGCCGCCGACCACTTCCGGTATTTCGCCGCCGCGCTGCGCGCGCAGGAGGGATCGCTGTCCCAGATCGACGAGGACACCGTGGCCTACCACTTCCACGAGCCGCTCGGCGTGGTCGGGCAGATCATCCCGTGGAACTTCCCGATCCTGATGGGCGCCTGGAAACTGGCGCCCGCGCTGGCGGCCGGCAACGCGGTGGTGCTCAAACCCGCAGAGCAGACACCGGTTTCGGTCCTCTACCTGATGTCGCTGATCGGTGATCTGGTGCCGCCCGGGGTGATCAACGTCGTCAACGGCTTCGGCGCCGAGGCCGGCAAGCCGCTGGCGTCGAGCAACCGGATCGCCAAGATCGCGTTCACCGGCGAGACCACCACCGGGCGGCTGATCATGCAGTACGCCTCGCAGAACCTGATCCCGGTCACGCTGGAACTGGGCGGCAAGAGCCCCAACATCTTCTTCTCCGACGTGCTGGCCAGGGCCGACGATTACCAGGACAAGGCGCTGGAGGGCTTCACCATGTTCGCCCTCAACCAGGGCGAGGTGTGCACCTGCCCGTCGCGCAGCCTGGTCCAGGCCGACATCTACGACGAGTTCCTCGAGCTGGCGGCGATCCGCACCAAGGCCGTCCGCCAGGGCGATCCGCTGGACAGCGAGACCATGCTGGGGTCGCAGGCCTCCAACGACCAGCTGGAAAAGGTGTTGTCCTACATCGAGATCGGCAAGGACGAGGGCGCCAAGGTGATCACCGGCGGCGAGCGCGCCGAGCTCGGCGGCGACCTGTCCGGCGGCTTCTACATGCAGCCCACCATCTTCAGCGGCAACAACAAGATGCGGGTCTTCCAGGAGGAGATCTTCGGGCCGGTGGTGACGGTGACGTCGTTCGCCGATTACGACGACGCCATCGCGATCGCCAACGACACCCTCTACGGCCTGGGCGCCGGGGTGTGGAGCCGCGACGGCAACACCGCGTACCGGGCCGGGCGCGACATCCAGGCCGGGCGGGTGTGGGTGAACTGCTACCACGTCTATCCCGCGCACGCGGCGTTCGGCGGCTACAAGCAGTCCGGCATCGGCCGGGAGAACCACAAGATGATGCTCGACCATTACCAGCAGACCAAGAACATGCTGGTGTCCTACTCCGAGAAGGCGCAAGGGTTCTTCTGA
- a CDS encoding putative holin has product MIPLPRPWLLASGMLIGSAVGLLAGVACTVAVHAGIRPGIAIASVVGILSVVGLTTILFSGRRWVTTLGAFLLSVAPGWFGVLVALRVTAGA; this is encoded by the coding sequence GTGATCCCTCTTCCGCGCCCCTGGTTGTTGGCCAGCGGCATGCTGATCGGCAGTGCGGTCGGACTTTTGGCGGGTGTGGCGTGCACCGTGGCCGTCCACGCAGGCATCCGCCCGGGCATCGCGATCGCGTCGGTGGTCGGCATCCTCAGCGTCGTCGGGCTGACGACGATCCTGTTTTCCGGACGACGCTGGGTCACCACGCTCGGCGCGTTCCTGCTGTCGGTGGCGCCGGGCTGGTTCGGCGTCCTGGTCGCGTTGCGGGTGACCGCCGGTGCCTGA
- a CDS encoding crotonase/enoyl-CoA hydratase family protein, which translates to MPTSDFQTLLYRTAGPVATITLNRPEQLNTIVPPMPDEIEAAIGLAERDPAIKVIVLRGAGRAFSGGYDFGGGFQQWGEAMMTDGKWDPGKDFAMVSARETGPTQKFMAIWRASKPVIAQVHGWCVGGASDYALCADIVVASEDAVIGTPYSRMWGAYLTGMWLYRLSLARAKWHSLTGRPLTGVQAAEIELINEAVPFERLEARVAEIAAELAQIPLSQLQAQKLIVNQAYENMGLASTQTLGGILDGLMRNTPDALAFIKAAEADGVRAAIERRDGPFGDYSQAPPELRPDPTHVIVPDRD; encoded by the coding sequence ATGCCAACCAGCGACTTCCAGACGCTGCTGTACCGGACGGCAGGCCCGGTGGCCACCATCACGCTGAACCGTCCGGAGCAGCTCAACACCATCGTGCCGCCGATGCCCGACGAGATCGAGGCCGCCATCGGCCTGGCGGAGCGTGACCCGGCGATCAAAGTCATCGTGCTGCGCGGGGCGGGCCGGGCCTTCTCCGGCGGCTACGACTTCGGCGGCGGGTTCCAGCAGTGGGGCGAGGCCATGATGACCGACGGGAAATGGGATCCCGGCAAGGACTTCGCGATGGTCAGCGCCCGGGAGACCGGGCCGACGCAGAAGTTCATGGCCATCTGGCGGGCGTCCAAGCCGGTGATCGCCCAGGTGCACGGCTGGTGCGTGGGCGGGGCCAGCGACTACGCGCTGTGCGCCGACATCGTCGTCGCCAGCGAGGACGCCGTGATCGGCACGCCCTACAGCCGGATGTGGGGGGCGTATCTGACCGGGATGTGGCTCTACCGGCTCAGCCTGGCCAGGGCCAAGTGGCACTCGCTGACCGGCCGGCCGCTGACCGGCGTCCAGGCCGCCGAGATCGAGCTGATCAACGAGGCGGTGCCGTTCGAGCGGCTGGAGGCCCGGGTCGCCGAGATCGCGGCCGAGCTGGCGCAGATCCCCTTGTCGCAGCTGCAGGCGCAGAAGCTGATCGTCAACCAGGCCTACGAGAACATGGGGCTGGCCTCCACCCAGACGCTGGGCGGCATCCTCGACGGCCTGATGCGCAACACCCCCGACGCGCTGGCCTTCATCAAGGCCGCCGAGGCCGACGGCGTGCGGGCCGCGATCGAGCGCCGCGACGGCCCCTTCGGCGACTACAGCCAGGCCCCGCCGGAGCTGCGGCCCGACCCGACACACGTCATCGTCCCTGATCGCGACTGA
- a CDS encoding DUF779 domain-containing protein: MARPAGPPPGVVITAPAAEVLTRLQATHGPVMFHQSGGCCDGSSPMCYPLGDFLVGDRDVLLGVLDVGTDGVPVWISGPQYAAHYRDKHTQLVIDVVPGRGGGFSLEAPDGVRFLSRGRAFTDEERASLATAAAITGADYERGERPAARGPVVADAASAACPPRR; the protein is encoded by the coding sequence ATGGCTCGGCCGGCCGGGCCCCCGCCCGGGGTGGTCATCACCGCCCCGGCCGCCGAGGTGCTGACGCGGCTGCAGGCAACCCACGGCCCGGTGATGTTCCACCAGTCCGGCGGCTGCTGCGACGGCTCGTCGCCGATGTGCTACCCGCTCGGCGACTTCCTCGTCGGTGACCGCGACGTGCTGCTCGGCGTGCTCGACGTCGGGACGGACGGCGTGCCGGTGTGGATTTCGGGCCCGCAGTACGCGGCGCACTATCGCGACAAGCACACCCAGTTGGTCATCGACGTGGTGCCGGGCCGCGGCGGCGGGTTCAGCCTGGAGGCGCCCGACGGGGTGCGGTTCCTGTCCCGCGGCCGCGCCTTCACCGACGAAGAGCGGGCGTCGCTGGCCACCGCCGCGGCGATCACCGGCGCCGACTACGAACGCGGCGAACGCCCGGCGGCCCGGGGCCCGGTGGTGGCTGACGCGGCCTCGGCGGCATGCCCCCCTCGCCGGTAA
- the ramB gene encoding acetate metabolism transcriptional regulator RamB codes for MSKTFVGSRVRQLRNERGFSQAALAQMLEISPSYLNQIEHDVRPLTVAVLLRISEVFGVDATFFSSQDDTRLVAELREVTMDRDLDIDVDPTEVAEMVSAHPGLARAVVNLHRRYRITTAQLAAATEERFSDGSGSGSITMPHEEVRDYFYQRQNYLHELDTAAEDLTIKMRLHHGDLARELTRRLTEVHGVHINRRIDLGDTVLHRYDPTTKTLEFSNHLSLGQQVFKMAAELAYLEFGDLIDTLVEEGKFTSDESHTLARLGLANYFAAATVLPYRQFHDVAENFRYDVERLSSFYSISYETIAHRLSTLQRPSMRGVPFSFVRVDRAGNMSKRQSATGFHFSSSGGTCPLWNVYETFANPGKILVQIAQMPDGRNYMWVARTVERRAARYGQPGKTFAIGLGCELRHAHRLVYSEGLDVSGEPGTVATPIGAGCRVCERDNCPQRAFPALGRALDLDEHRSTVSPYLVTQP; via the coding sequence GTGTCCAAGACGTTCGTCGGCTCCCGCGTGCGCCAGCTGCGCAACGAACGCGGGTTCTCCCAGGCAGCGCTGGCCCAGATGCTGGAGATCTCGCCGAGCTACCTCAACCAGATCGAGCACGACGTCCGCCCGCTGACGGTGGCGGTGCTGCTGCGCATCAGCGAGGTGTTCGGGGTGGATGCGACCTTCTTCTCCTCGCAGGACGACACCCGGCTGGTGGCCGAGTTGCGCGAGGTCACCATGGACCGCGATCTCGACATCGACGTCGACCCGACCGAGGTCGCCGAGATGGTCAGCGCCCATCCCGGGCTGGCCCGTGCGGTGGTCAACCTGCACCGGCGCTACCGGATCACCACGGCGCAGCTCGCGGCCGCCACCGAGGAGCGCTTCTCCGACGGCAGCGGCAGCGGCTCGATCACCATGCCCCACGAGGAAGTGCGCGACTACTTCTACCAACGGCAGAACTACCTGCACGAGCTGGACACCGCCGCCGAGGACCTCACCATCAAGATGCGGTTGCACCACGGCGATCTGGCGCGTGAGCTCACCCGCCGGCTCACCGAGGTGCACGGGGTGCACATCAACCGCCGGATCGACCTGGGCGACACCGTGCTGCACCGCTACGACCCCACGACCAAGACGCTGGAGTTCAGCAATCACCTGTCGTTGGGCCAGCAGGTTTTCAAGATGGCCGCCGAACTGGCCTACCTCGAATTCGGCGATCTGATCGACACTCTGGTCGAGGAGGGCAAGTTCACCAGCGACGAGTCGCACACGCTGGCCCGGCTCGGGCTGGCCAACTACTTCGCCGCGGCCACCGTGCTGCCGTACCGCCAGTTCCACGACGTCGCGGAGAACTTCCGCTACGACGTCGAGCGGCTGTCGTCGTTCTACTCGATCAGTTACGAGACCATCGCGCACCGGCTTTCGACGTTGCAGCGCCCGTCGATGCGCGGTGTGCCGTTCTCGTTCGTCCGGGTCGACCGGGCCGGGAACATGTCAAAACGTCAGTCCGCCACCGGCTTTCACTTCTCCTCCAGCGGTGGTACCTGCCCGCTGTGGAACGTCTACGAGACGTTCGCCAACCCGGGCAAGATCCTGGTGCAGATCGCCCAGATGCCCGACGGGCGCAACTACATGTGGGTGGCCCGCACCGTGGAACGTCGCGCGGCCCGGTATGGTCAGCCGGGTAAAACCTTCGCGATCGGGCTGGGCTGCGAGCTTCGCCACGCTCACCGGCTCGTCTACTCCGAAGGACTCGACGTTTCGGGGGAACCAGGGACAGTGGCCACACCGATCGGCGCGGGCTGCCGGGTCTGCGAACGCGACAACTGCCCGCAGCGCGCCTTCCCGGCGCTCGGACGCGCACTCGATCTCGACGAGCACCGCAGCACGGTGTCTCCCTACCTGGTGACCCAGCCGTGA